DNA from Leishmania braziliensis MHOM/BR/75/M2904 complete genome, chromosome 21:
ATTGCATCTCTTCCCTCATTGCTCTCCGCGCAGATGTCTGCAGTGCCAGCTACCTCATGACAGTTGCTGAGCATCTTCTGCTTCCACCAAAactgtcttcctcttcgacACCTTCACTTCTTTTTGTGTTACTTTCCATCTTGTCCTCCCTCGTTTGAAGCTTTCGTGCAAAagcagcacacacgtacacggaagaaaacgaagaacACGCCCACGCCAACACCGACACACATAGTCGTTTCAATTCTGCACCTTGTGGTCACTtgtctccttcctctttctctatTCGGCCATCTCAAATCATTGAGACGCCTCTGTTTTcacccttctcctttgtATAGCTTCCCCACGAAACAGTGAATACGATTCCTCGAGTGGTAtctgcgcttctcttttttttttttcgatcCCCCCTTCTCGTGTCGCAGTCGGATTCCATACACCTCTCTATGCCACACCATCGTCActcttttccccccttttcgtctCTCTACACCTGAGCCACTTGCGAgcctcttttctcccctcttcaaGAGCccttgctctcttttttttttcagcaGCTCGcgttcttttttctcctcccctcaaTCTCTCGCTCGTTCGGCTTTGTAGCTGAAGAGCTGCAAGTGAGTTTATTGAAACTTACACAACCAGGTGTGAATCATGGCCGACAACGAATGGAAGGGTGCCAGCTTCAAGCAGGATGAGGACCATTCTGCGGAGACGgcgaagctgctggagcgaGTCAACGCGACAACGATTCCTGTTcttcttcgcagcagcaacgcgaAGCTCGACGAGATCGTCGCTGAGCTACTCACTCTGGAAAAGGTAtcccgtcttggtggcgatgctgcTTCTACAAAGCTGCTGGcagtggaggtgctgcgcatctACCGCACGCAGAAGGAACTGGAACTTATGCTCGAAACTCTGGATATGTTGATGAAGAAGCGCGGACAGACCAAGCAGGCTCAGAGCGCTATGATCGCGGAGTGCACAATCGTCCTCACGGACGGCTCCTtggcgaaggagaagcaggaggaggtgctAGAGCGCCTGGCATACGTGACCGAGAACAAGATTCATGTCGAACTGGAACATGCACGCTTCACAATTGAGCTGGCAACTCTTCACGAGGCGGCGGGCCGTAAGCGCTCTGCGTGTGATATGCTGCGTACGCTGCACATCGAAACCATTACGAACATGCCGCGCTTAGAGAAGTTGGAGGCGCTGAATCAGCAGATCCGTCTTTGCCTAGAGCTGGAGGACTACGACCACGTCCCTCTTGTGTCGAGAAAGATCAACCATCGCGGTCTCGgccgcgacgaggcacagcagcagaagctcAAGTACTTTGACCTCATGCGCGCATACTATGCGCACAAAGAGTCCTTCTTCAACGTTGGTCGGTGCTGGTACGAGACATATAACACCGTGAAGAGCACCGATGACAAGCTCTCCGCCTTGAGCAACATGGTAGTGCACTACCTCATCGCTGAAAATGCCACCGCGAAGGAAATCGAGGATCTCGCGGAGTGCACGGCGTTTGCACCCGTCACCAAGCTGCACGACCGTGTCGCGGCTCTCTCAACTATTAGCGAGAAGCTGAAGAGTGACCTGGAGGATATTCCGCAGCTGTACGCACTTCTGCAGCGCTTCAACAGCATTGAGCTGATCCAGGAGAGGGTCTCCtcggaggtggaggtgctgtgtCAGACCCACCCGGAGCTGGCACCGTACCCCGCGCGTCAGGAGCTGCTCAGCAACCGCTGCAGCGAGCACGACATTATGGTGATTTCCAAGTTTTACACCCGCATCCCACTCAGGCGTCTTGCGGAGCTGGTTCATCTGTCGCCAGAGCACACGGAAATGTTCATCATGACGATGGTCAACAACAAGACCTTTTACGCAAAGATGGACCGTGTGGATGGACTGGTGGTGTTCGAGGCGCGAAAGAATACGATGGAGGTCATCGCGTCGTGGAACGACTCGGTCGAGCGCAGCGTAGCATTGCTGGACAAGGCATCACACCTTATCACAAAGGAGCGGATGCTGCACAACCTTGTCCCGCAGAAGGTCCGCTAGAGAAGGCGGAGTGGGgatggtgcggcggcggggtATGTATGTGCATTTGTATTGTCGTTATCACGTGCGCTCACGACGCCTTTCTCATCTCTAGTGCACAGTTGGGGCTCCTGCCACTTTCACCGTGGATGGAATCTGCGCGATCGGCTTCACACGCAGCGACTCTTTTGCCTTCCCCCATGGCGAGTAGTAGGTTTTTATTTTCTTCTGTTGTCTGATAAGGGAGGCGAGGTTGCTTTTGGGGAGCGATAGGGCGCGATGTGTTGTCGACtccgcgtctctctctctctctacgaCACCCTTCCCTGCTAGATGTTCCACAGAGCCCTCTGCGCTTCCTCTCTACTACGTGTGTGGttgcagtgcgtgtgtgtgtgtgtgtgtgtgtgtgtgtgtgtttacgCGTTTGTGTGAGCCCTGAAGTGGGCCATGACTGGGTTGATCGGATCTGTGGTctggaaaaaaagaaaggtgTCAATGGAAGGCGGCTTTAATCGCCAAGCACGACCTGCAATGAGAAAGATTGCGGCATCCAGTATCGAGAGTCTGCGGACTGTGTGGAGCTTGCTGTGGATTGTCATCATTATCCAATGTGTTGACATGCTTTCCATCAGCTAGCAATGGGCACCGTCATTGCCCAGTCGAGGGGCAGGAAAGAGGCTCTACACTGGTTGTCCTTTTAGACCGAGGACGTTGCGCGAAGGCGgatcagagagagaaaggagaggcacTTCCTGTTTCTTGGGGCGCAGCACTGTCCATGACGCCACATTGAATGAAGAGCGGTCTTTGGATGCACGTGCACCGTCTCACTTCTTATTTTCCGACTCGTTCTAATCTTCTTTATCTTGTGACTGGCTCAACACGCTTCGCTTTCTCCGTGACGCGCTACACACGATCCAACTTCCACACGCTCACCTGCATCCccccacacaaacacacaaatTCTGCCGGTCAACCGATGACTGCTTGTGTTGCTCATTTCCCCTTCCGTGATATTCGTCCCTACACGTGCAGAATTGTCTCTTCGCTTCTTGGCTTCCCTCAATCTTCAGTTTACTCGAATTGAGGAACagctcctttctttttttttttccactttcttctttttccttctcttttctcacATCCGCTCTCACATTTTCTTGTCGTCATTGACATCGCTGCGCGAATAGGCGTATCCAGTGACGCTCCACCACACAACGGAGCGGCGTGCGCCATATTCttcctgcctctcttttttccgcTTAACACAGGAAAGAATAATTCTCACGCAAAAGACGTCAGGAACGACAATCAGCAAGTTTTGAACAAGAGAAGTACTCTTGTAGAAGTGAGAAGACATTCGAAAGTAAGTACAGTCTGCGAGCGAAGGACAAGGACGGAGTACCGAAAAACAATCTTTTCTCTTGGTCATTCGGCCACGGTAAGTGTTCGTTTGCCACACCACTTTCTTCCTTGTCCTTGTTCTGTCTGTCGATTCATTCAGCATATTTATTGTCGCCCCCAAACTACCCATTTGACCTCACACACCTCTCTTGGTTTCCCATTCCCCTTCGAGCagaccccccctcccccagatCCACACGTGCATACAGACGTCTTTTCTGTGCTTtggcgctttctctctttttttaaTTTTCGGCTTcattcccctttcccctttccgtGTCTTAAGAGTATAACGAGCGAAGCGAAAGAACGGAGCAAAACAGCAACCATAACAAAAATAGAAACCTGAGCAATAAAGTACCGAAGCGAAAACGAACTAGAAGAGGCGAGGGGTCGCGGTGGCGCAAAGAAGAGGTCCTAAACAGCAAGGAACAGCCCCAGGACAGAGGAACGAAGAAGAAACCAGGATTTGATTATTGTGGCATCGAGGGGACGTGAGCAAGATAGAACTATACATGGATATATAGCTAGACACAGACGTCAAAAAGAAGGGCATCACTATTCggcttcttttctttcctttgtgccttgcttcctctctgtatcttttcttctctgacGCCACATacccccttctttccccttttctcccttcctgGTCTGCCCTCCACCCTTTTttgcttcgctctctttaTATTCTTCTCAGCACCTTCTATTTAGTATAAAAATACATAAATCCAAAAAAagaattttttttttcgttttgctGGTGCTACTCTTCTCAGCGTCTTTTtcttgttcttttttttttgttgttggcccttttcgtttcccttcctctttccacttttgcgttttttttctttccttttcacgAGAAAATACAGACACAGATAGACTGGCCTCATCGGTCGTATTACCactctttttcttcgctaCTTTCAATGTGAGCAGACAAAAAAGGAGCAAAAAACGAGCCGTTGACGTGATACACGCCAGAGAAAAACTTTACATCGTCACTCAGAGTtacagacgcacgcacatacgggcgctgcgccaccgccttttGTTGTATCACATTGCATCACTGTCGGTGTGGTGAGCTGCGCTGCGAATGAGCTACATGATTCAGTCGCGAGAGGCGGCATCGTTTGCGGTGTCCTCCTTAGGCTCAAAGGGGAAGGGCGACGACTTCCAGCACATACTCGGCGGAGACACGTGTAACGGGTACACGGCAACTGAGGAGGGAAGTGCGGCACCTACGGCGGAGGTGAGTGACGAAAAGCACAGTTCCAGCTCCAGCTCGGATTGCAAGAAGGAGGATGAGAAGTGGGTCTGGGTGCTGGACCCGATGACCAGAAAGCTGCGGGTGCCGCTGCACTTGCTCGTTCCTACCCACGCTACCTCGACGCCTGGAACTGTGCCGTCGCTCTGCATAGCCTTCTTGGAAGGCCGATGCCGCCACGCTTGGTGCCGTCAGGCGCACGTCGTGCCGTCTGCTATTCCACAGCTGCGCTACGAAGCGTTGAGCTCACCCACGTGCTGCCATTTCCACCAAGACCCTCAGGACATCTCCATGCTGACAAACCACTTCAAGTACGTGCTCATCACTGGCAACGGAGGCAGTAACGAGCTGATTCCTGCGGACCGTGTGGCGTGCACAGTTGGGCTGCGCCGCTACTTGGTGCACAACGCCCCCAAGAAGTCTGCCTGTGCGTCCAACAACGCGACAGAGAAGCGGTCGGCGGCTAGCGAAAACGATGTCCTGGAGCTTCCGGCGAAGTTCATCTGCCGTTTGCACTTAGCGCATCGCTGTCGGTACCTGGATGACTGCAACAACATCCACATCTGCCGCGAGTTTGAAGTTCGCCTgcaaccgccgccgcagatCCTGAGCTCACTCAACTCCGTCACCACCTCGACACGCACAGTGAGCATCGGCGACACGTGCTACACCGTCACCCCGCTGGCGGTTGGGGATGTGAGCGATGACGATTTCAACGCTATCGCCGAGGCAAAAAGGATCGACTACCGTAACGCCAGCACTCCTGCATCCATGGCTTTAAAGAGTGCCATCCCGCCATACGACGTGGCCCTCAGCGGCAccagcaggagcggcagcccTATGCCTTACTCCGTCGCTGGTGGTGCCTTCCCGACGTTCCCGGAGTATCGTTACACACTACGTACGCCCAACACTAATGCCGTAACACCGCCGTCGGGGCAGTCACCAGCCTTCCTGCACGCAGAGTCTCCGTCGCAGATGCCACAAGGCGGCTTTGGCTTTGGTGGCCACCTACGTGTGTACGATGTGCGTCCCAAAGCTCAGTCCGACACAGCGACACCCAGCTGCACCAACAGCCCTGCAATAAATCCCAGTGCACaggagaagagcagcgcGGGCGGAAAGTTCGCCCCGTTCAAGTATACAGATAGCTCATCTCCCACGGTCATGGCGACCCGCTTCAGCGGAACGagtggaggcagcggcgtgAGTCTTGCAACGAGCGGGACGAACACTCCCTTGGCTACCGGCGGGTACAGCACTATATCCGGGCGAACTACTGTTACAGTCAGGAAGTAACTGAGCTGTTGACCACTTGGCATGTACTGTGTGCGCGTGATTGGTTCATCTTTGCTGGTGCTATTTgttaattttttttttttgcctttgcCCGTCCGTTGCCTGCTCCTAGGTCCTTTTCAagttctctttcttcctcacGTTTCTTCTTTCAACACCTCTGCTGCTACTGTTGCAACTACATTCAAAGATCGTCATTGAAAGTGAGAGGAATAATATGGTAGGGGGAAAGTTGGAGAGGGATCAGTCAGCCACCGTGCAAatcacttctctctctgtgcttgaCTTTTCGTTGTTGCTTTGCTTCGCCCTtccactcccccttttcccgtTTTGTTCGTCATGTTGGTGCTAGTGATTCGCAcgtgtctttttttttcgatttTAAATCTTCGACTACTCTCTGTTCATTTTTTCCTTGAAGTGTGAGAGACTTCTCGTACGTCACTCTGCTAAATTCCATCGAATAACAAGAAGTCACCCCACTCCCCCATCCAGTGCcgtctccctttctctccactCGTAAAAGGGGCATTTAAGGAAGAGAGGACGTGATGCGGTGTATATTGTGTGTCTTTGTGTCTGGGTACGTCTAAGCATgcatgtctctctttctttgcgcgtatatatatatatatatatatatatatgtatgtgtgcgtgtttgctCAGGTGGGATAGCATCATGGGAAATGCCGTGAGAAGGGTCGTCATTTCCGTCTCCTATAGATTGCTTGTCTTTGCGTTACTTTCacctcgttttttttttttcttccttgcCTCCAGGTAACTCATCGAGGGTTTCGCTTTTTCCATTTTTTTCTGTCTATGTGCGAATTCCCCCACTCGTGACAATCTTCTCGACTTCCTTCTTTATCTCGTTGTATGCGCTGCATTGTTGCGTGCACCTCGACGCGTCTTTCTTTGCCCTTCCAATGGAAATGAAAGCATCATCCAGTAAGTAATCGGTTAACAGGTGCACCAAAAACCCCAGGACTGATGAGCGGGGGATAAAGAAGGGCCAGAGACTCTGGGCAAGtaggaaaggaaagggcaGCAAGCCATGCCCTTGAATGCAGGAAAAAAAATCGATACTTGATGACGATGAGAGCGTCTAAGCAGAAGAGTGAGTGCCAGAGGCTGTAGTGCCTTTATCTTTCATCTCCTTTagttttcctttttgttgttcTATCCTCTTCTCAAGGCACTGATGacggaagggggagagccTTCCGAGTGGTATGAGAGTCCAGTGCCCTCTCTGCGTGaggaagccaggcagccctcTTCTATtcctgccaatgccgaatCACCTCTAGTGGCGACAGGGCCAAGTATCTAGGACGCAGAGGAGGTTAGAGCGGTGCATTACTGCTGATTTCGGCGGTCAGGTTCTGCACAGCGTTGCATCGAAGAGGACTGTGACGATGAAGCCATTAGTACCATCCCCATGATGGGCAGGGTGTCTGCATGACTCGAATGTATCTCACCCGATCCTCGCTGTGTACTGCTAGGGTCTCTGAGCCACGCCGAGGGGTGCACCAGGTGACGACCTGTGAGGCAGGGGCCATGCTTAGATGTCTGAGCCGGTGCATCGCTGTAgagcgtgtctgcggctgcttcgcacgatgcgatgggcctgtggcagcCCAGGGGTGGAGTGGGGATCGACTTGTGCGTTGTGTGGTGGAGAGTGGCCGGGGACGAAAAAAATTGTGCTCGTCTTTTCCCCTTCAGTTGTGCAGGTGCGTGACCAGTACGGTGGCGTCTTCTCGCTTGTCAACTTTACCATCTCACTTtctgtcgctctctttctttatGTTCTTGTGCTGTTTCCTtcttgcgtctctcttttttttgttttgtttttctgttTCAGTTATTGTGAAGCTCTGTTGTATTGtttgtttccctcttccctgtAACACTGAATATGTCGTCAATTTTTTATTTTAAATGATTTACTGTGAATGCGGAGAAACGTGATGCTTATTGTGCGGATGGCGTTtaatgtgtgcgtgtgcgtgcgcagcccTATGCTGCCGCGGTTGCTGCTTTTCTATTCCTTCTCTACGttcctcacacgcacacacacacacacacccactaCTCCTCACAAGCGTTGCCGCTTCCGCAATACCagagcgaaaagggaaaaaaggagggagggaacgTGTAAAGGGTTTGATGCCATTGTGCACTTCTCCACTGGCCTtgtccccctttttttcctcgcGGCTTCTcatatttttttttcagtgGTGATGACTAATGGTTCAAGAGAACGCGAGAGAGAGTCAAGCCGAGAAAAAGTTGCTCTGTGTAGAGCGCATCTCTGAGAGAGGAGACTCCGAGGAGTGGGAGCGAGTAAGAACCCGAGTAATGCGTGAGCGA
Protein-coding regions in this window:
- a CDS encoding 19S proteasome regulatory subunit, with product MADNEWKGASFKQDEDHSAETAKLLERVNATTIPVLLRSSNAKLDEIVAELLTLEKVSRLGGDAASTKLLAVEVLRIYRTQKELELMLETLDMLMKKRGQTKQAQSAMIAECTIVLTDGSLAKEKQEEVLERLAYVTENKIHVELEHARFTIELATLHEAAGRKRSACDMLRTLHIETITNMPRLEKLEALNQQIRLCLELEDYDHVPLVSRKINHRGLGRDEAQQQKLKYFDLMRAYYAHKESFFNVGRCWYETYNTVKSTDDKLSALSNMVVHYLIAENATAKEIEDLAECTAFAPVTKLHDRVAALSTISEKLKSDLEDIPQLYALLQRFNSIELIQERVSSEVEVLCQTHPELAPYPARQELLSNRCSEHDIMVISKFYTRIPLRRLAELVHLSPEHTEMFIMTMVNNKTFYAKMDRVDGLVVFEARKNTMEVIASWNDSVERSVALLDKASHLITKERMLHNLVPQKVR